Proteins encoded within one genomic window of Pirellulales bacterium:
- a CDS encoding carbon-nitrogen hydrolase family protein, whose product MTQPFLAAAVQMQSGEDKGANLAAAIRLVEQAAAAGAELVALPELFNCLGTYAKVCAEAEAVPGPTSETMANLAARLGITLLAGSIAERAPLGAATAIYNTSLLFDPDGRLLARYRKMHRFDVDLPGQVVARESDWFAAGANIATATTPLGALGTAICYDLRFPELFRRMASAGVQVILLPSAFTLHTGRDHWQVLLRARAIENQAYVVAPNQCGRHSPQLVSYGHSAIVDPWGRVLASGPESGEAIVAAEIDLAYLSTVRSQLPALAHRRFL is encoded by the coding sequence ATGACCCAGCCGTTTCTCGCCGCCGCCGTTCAAATGCAGTCGGGCGAGGACAAGGGGGCGAATCTGGCCGCGGCCATCCGGCTGGTCGAGCAAGCGGCCGCCGCCGGAGCCGAACTCGTCGCGCTGCCCGAGTTGTTCAACTGCCTCGGCACGTATGCGAAGGTCTGTGCGGAAGCGGAAGCCGTGCCGGGGCCCACCAGCGAGACCATGGCGAATCTGGCCGCCCGGCTGGGGATCACGTTGCTCGCGGGCAGCATCGCCGAACGAGCGCCGCTCGGCGCTGCGACGGCCATTTACAACACAAGCCTGCTCTTCGATCCCGACGGCCGGCTGTTGGCGCGGTATCGCAAGATGCACCGTTTCGACGTCGATCTGCCGGGGCAGGTCGTGGCGCGTGAATCGGATTGGTTTGCGGCGGGCGCCAATATCGCGACCGCCACGACGCCGCTCGGCGCGCTGGGCACGGCGATCTGCTACGACTTGCGGTTTCCCGAATTGTTTCGGCGGATGGCGTCGGCCGGCGTGCAAGTGATTCTGCTCCCTTCGGCATTCACGCTCCACACCGGCCGCGACCATTGGCAAGTGTTGCTGCGCGCCCGGGCGATCGAGAATCAGGCATACGTCGTCGCCCCGAATCAGTGTGGCCGTCATTCTCCGCAACTCGTGAGCTACGGTCATTCGGCAATTGTCGATCCGTGGGGGCGGGTGTTGGCAAGCGGGCCTGAGAGCGGCGAAGCGATCGTCGCCGCCGAAATCGATTTGGCATATCTTTCGACCGTGCGCAGTCAACTTCCCGCACTCGCGCATCGGCGCTTTCTTTAG
- the folK gene encoding 2-amino-4-hydroxy-6-hydroxymethyldihydropteridine diphosphokinase produces the protein MTAALVALGANLGDRRAMLDRAVQLLAERPHVRLIAASRPLVTRPIGGDADQPEFLNAAALFETALGPAEFLAAMAEIELALGRRRDEPRWSARPIDLDLLLFGSLVLDAPGLSVPHPRMGFRRFVIEPAAEIAPDMRHPTILWTLAELRDHLRFAPPYVAIAGAPRAGKSALAADVSVSLGARLLADPTTRQTAAGAAAGPSADALASGPAWQREIELLGLRFNQLAMSGLASPSGGAGHAPNAAIGDYWFDQSLCVAAIAVPAEQAAEFRERWRAAAVQAPRPKLLVLLDAPLDWLWEQIEPTAEVRSWLNRESFAQLRQSIVDRATMQYRGPLLRLDSRQPEHARAELAAAVQAAN, from the coding sequence ATGACTGCGGCGCTCGTTGCGCTTGGCGCGAATCTTGGCGATCGACGCGCGATGCTCGATCGGGCCGTGCAGTTGCTCGCCGAGCGGCCGCATGTGCGACTGATTGCGGCAAGCCGCCCGCTCGTGACACGGCCGATCGGCGGAGACGCGGATCAGCCTGAATTTCTAAACGCGGCCGCATTGTTCGAAACGGCGCTTGGCCCGGCCGAATTTCTTGCCGCGATGGCGGAAATCGAGCTCGCCTTGGGCCGTCGCCGCGACGAGCCGCGCTGGAGCGCCCGCCCCATCGATTTGGACCTTTTGCTTTTCGGATCGTTGGTGCTCGACGCGCCGGGGCTGAGCGTGCCTCATCCGCGGATGGGTTTCCGGCGGTTCGTGATCGAGCCGGCTGCGGAAATCGCCCCCGACATGCGGCATCCCACGATTCTTTGGACGCTGGCCGAACTGCGCGACCATTTGCGTTTCGCGCCGCCCTATGTCGCGATCGCCGGTGCGCCGCGAGCGGGAAAATCGGCGCTGGCGGCCGACGTGTCCGTCTCGCTTGGCGCTCGGCTACTGGCCGATCCGACGACCAGGCAAACGGCTGCGGGAGCCGCTGCCGGCCCGTCCGCTGACGCCCTTGCATCTGGTCCGGCCTGGCAACGCGAGATAGAATTGCTCGGGTTGCGATTCAATCAGTTGGCGATGTCGGGATTGGCATCGCCGTCAGGCGGCGCGGGCCACGCGCCAAATGCGGCGATTGGCGACTATTGGTTCGATCAATCGCTCTGTGTTGCGGCAATCGCCGTTCCCGCGGAACAAGCGGCGGAGTTTCGCGAACGCTGGCGGGCTGCCGCCGTTCAGGCGCCACGACCGAAGCTGCTTGTGCTTCTCGATGCGCCGCTCGATTGGCTCTGGGAACAGATAGAACCCACAGCGGAAGTGCGGTCTTGGCTGAATCGCGAATCGTTTGCACAATTGCGACAATCGATCGTCGATCGGGCCACCATGCAATACCGCGGGCCGCTGCTGCGATTGGATAGCCGGCAACCGGAACACGCCCGAGCCGAACTGGCCGCCGCAGTGCAAGCGGCCAATTGA
- the panC gene encoding pantoate--beta-alanine ligase: MSDIASPELPTVIRDPDLLLDRVRAWQAAGETVGLVPTMGALHAGHLSMVARSTAECSRTVVTIFVNPAQFGPAEDFDRYPRQLEQDVEKLRGAGVDVVFAPSTEAMYPPDFATYVEVEGLSQHWEGASRPGHFRGVATIVLKLFQAAPADVAYFGQKDYQQAVIIHRMVADLQLPIQIRVLPIVREADGIAMSSRNAYLTPDDRQRALVLSRSLQLAMQLIRDGERDARRIADRMREMITSTEGVALDYATLVDPTTLAEKTEVVGTTVALVAARVGATRLIDNEIITG; the protein is encoded by the coding sequence ATGTCTGACATCGCTTCTCCCGAACTGCCCACCGTCATTCGCGACCCGGATCTCTTGCTGGACCGCGTGCGCGCCTGGCAAGCCGCGGGCGAGACGGTCGGATTGGTGCCCACGATGGGGGCGCTGCACGCCGGCCATTTGAGCATGGTCGCGCGATCCACGGCCGAATGCTCCCGCACGGTGGTCACGATTTTCGTCAATCCGGCCCAGTTCGGTCCGGCGGAGGATTTCGACCGCTATCCGCGCCAGCTTGAGCAGGATGTGGAAAAGCTGCGTGGCGCCGGCGTCGATGTGGTGTTCGCGCCCAGTACTGAAGCGATGTATCCACCCGATTTCGCGACCTATGTCGAAGTGGAAGGGCTGAGCCAGCATTGGGAAGGGGCGAGCCGGCCGGGGCATTTTCGCGGCGTCGCCACGATCGTGCTCAAATTGTTTCAAGCCGCCCCCGCCGATGTTGCCTATTTCGGCCAAAAAGACTATCAGCAGGCGGTGATCATTCACCGCATGGTGGCCGATCTGCAATTGCCCATCCAAATCCGCGTGCTGCCGATCGTTCGCGAAGCCGACGGAATCGCGATGAGTTCGCGAAATGCCTACCTCACGCCCGACGACCGCCAACGGGCGCTCGTGCTATCGCGGAGCCTGCAATTGGCCATGCAATTGATTCGCGATGGCGAACGCGACGCCCGGCGGATCGCGGATCGCATGCGCGAGATGATCACGTCGACCGAAGGAGTGGCGCTCGATTACGCAACGTTGGTTGACCCCACGACGCTTGCCGAAAAGACCGAAGTGGTCGGCACAACCGTAGCATTGGTAGCCGCGCGCGTCGGCGCCACGCGATTGATCGACAATGAAATCATAACAGGCTGA
- a CDS encoding prolipoprotein diacylglyceryl transferase family protein: MLQTLFYIPDRVFGMPLFGWGLLLAVWAVASAATLSYQVWRHGFGQQAASYLPLLALIGLAIRFLLPALEQVEHLPTGENIVLGLPIRGYGVMLLIGLVSAVGLGVYRARQRGIDPEIMYSLAIWLFIGGFGGARLFYVTEYWTQQFVKHHADGSFDFGATLAAVANVAQGGIVVYGGLAGGVLAGAFFLRRHRLPVLRIFDICAPSVMLGLAIGRIGCFLNGCCYGGVCALPWAVAFPQQSPPFERQMNRAQLYLHGLAFSDQGTGLGGPAIIYHVEPGSAAARAGLKADQQIVEIDRQTASDPKPVRIFPAKRREGAGEGAVVQDDSLSAAEMALLGVSGEGTRITLRTDRSAEPASWAITAADEPPQRSLPVHPTQLYDSLGAALLCLLLIAYGPFSRHDGETLALLFILHPVARFLIEAIRTDEPKKYFGMSISQVGSLLFVAIAMGLWFYLRRRPAKSAGPRLAAPIAVG, translated from the coding sequence ATGCTCCAAACGCTTTTCTATATTCCTGACCGTGTGTTCGGCATGCCGCTGTTCGGTTGGGGGCTGCTGTTGGCCGTGTGGGCCGTGGCCAGCGCCGCGACGTTGAGCTATCAAGTCTGGCGGCATGGATTCGGGCAACAGGCGGCCAGCTATTTGCCCTTGTTGGCGCTGATCGGCTTGGCAATTCGATTCCTGCTGCCGGCCCTGGAACAGGTCGAGCATTTGCCGACCGGTGAGAATATCGTGCTCGGTCTGCCGATCCGCGGTTATGGCGTCATGCTGCTGATCGGCTTGGTGTCGGCGGTCGGGCTGGGGGTGTATCGCGCGCGGCAGCGCGGCATCGATCCGGAAATCATGTATTCGCTGGCGATCTGGCTCTTCATCGGCGGATTCGGCGGCGCTCGATTGTTCTATGTGACGGAATATTGGACGCAACAATTCGTCAAACATCATGCCGATGGAAGTTTCGATTTCGGCGCCACGCTCGCCGCGGTGGCCAACGTGGCCCAGGGCGGGATTGTCGTTTACGGCGGATTGGCGGGCGGAGTGCTGGCCGGCGCGTTTTTCCTGCGCCGGCATCGGTTGCCGGTGCTGCGAATCTTCGACATCTGCGCTCCGAGCGTGATGCTCGGGCTGGCGATCGGACGGATCGGATGTTTTTTGAACGGCTGTTGCTATGGCGGCGTGTGTGCGCTGCCTTGGGCGGTCGCGTTTCCGCAGCAATCGCCGCCCTTCGAGCGGCAAATGAATCGGGCTCAATTGTATCTGCACGGTCTGGCGTTCTCGGATCAGGGAACCGGCTTGGGCGGACCGGCCATCATTTATCACGTCGAACCCGGCTCGGCGGCGGCTCGGGCCGGCCTGAAGGCCGACCAGCAGATCGTCGAGATCGATCGCCAAACGGCGAGCGATCCGAAGCCGGTGCGGATCTTTCCCGCCAAACGGCGCGAGGGTGCGGGCGAGGGAGCAGTCGTGCAAGACGATTCGCTTTCCGCTGCCGAAATGGCCCTCTTGGGCGTATCGGGCGAAGGAACGCGGATCACGCTGCGCACCGATCGAAGCGCGGAGCCTGCGAGTTGGGCAATCACGGCCGCCGACGAACCGCCGCAGCGCAGCTTGCCCGTGCATCCGACGCAGCTTTACGATTCACTCGGGGCGGCGCTGCTGTGCCTGCTGCTGATCGCCTACGGACCTTTCAGCCGGCACGACGGCGAGACGCTGGCCTTGCTGTTCATTCTCCATCCCGTCGCCCGGTTCCTGATCGAGGCGATCCGCACCGACGAGCCAAAGAAGTATTTCGGGATGAGCATTTCCCAGGTCGGCAGCCTGCTATTCGTCGCTATCGCCATGGGGCTGTGGTTCTATCTCCGCCGGCGGCCGGCAAAATCGGCGGGGCCCCGCCTCGCGGCACCGATCGCCGTCGGCTGA
- a CDS encoding sigma-70 family RNA polymerase sigma factor: MNDDAQLIDQALAGQSVAFGRLVTKYQDRLYNALVHVVGSAEEAKDVAQDAFVQAFLKLDSFQRSAAFYTWLYRIAFNLAISRFRKTKPTVSVDRARESSGQEIMARDPPPGERLEQQERAQQVQLALAALDEHHRAVLVLREIDGCSYEAIAEILDLPVGTVRSRLHRARMELRELLKGVVQEER, encoded by the coding sequence GTGAACGACGACGCCCAACTCATCGATCAAGCCCTTGCTGGCCAATCGGTGGCGTTTGGGCGCTTGGTGACAAAATATCAAGACCGCTTGTACAACGCTTTGGTGCATGTCGTCGGCTCGGCCGAAGAAGCCAAAGACGTCGCCCAAGATGCCTTCGTGCAGGCGTTTTTGAAGCTCGATTCGTTCCAGCGTTCGGCGGCATTTTACACGTGGCTCTATCGCATTGCCTTCAACCTTGCCATCAGCCGGTTTCGCAAGACGAAGCCGACCGTTTCGGTCGATCGGGCGCGCGAATCGAGCGGACAAGAAATCATGGCCCGCGACCCACCGCCGGGCGAACGGCTCGAACAACAGGAACGCGCCCAGCAGGTCCAACTCGCTTTGGCGGCGCTCGACGAACACCATCGGGCAGTGCTAGTGCTCCGGGAAATCGACGGCTGCAGTTATGAAGCCATCGCCGAAATCCTCGACCTGCCCGTCGGCACGGTTCGCAGCCGTTTGCACCGGGCTCGGATGGAACTGCGGGAACTGCTGAAAGGCGTCGTGCAAGAAGAACGCTGA